GTGACCGCCGGGCACAGCGCGGCCAGCTCGGCCAGCGCGGCCTCATCCGTGTAGGCCGCGCACAGGTGGCGCTCGGCGACGGTGCCGGCGGGGCTGTTCGGGTCCGGGTCCAGCACGCACACCTTGTAGCCCATCGCCTGCGCGGCGTGCGTGAACATGCGGCCGAGCTGGCCGCCGCCGAGCATGCCCAGCCAGCTGTCGGGCAGGATCGCGTCGGGAACGTTCAGCGCGCGGGATTCGGGCGTGTGGGCCTGCGCGAGGCGCGGATTCAGGTCGTCGGCCATGGGCGGTTGGGCGAAGGACTTAAGCACTGTGCACGGGCAGCGTCATGCCGCGCGCCACTTCGGTCTGCCGGGCGCGGAAGGCTTCGAGCTTGGCCGACAGCGCGTCGTCGGTGGTCGCCAGCATGGCGATGGCCGACAGCGCCGCGTTGGCCGCGCCCGCCTCGCCGATGGCAAAGGTCGCCACCGGAATGCCCTTGGGCATCTGCACGATGGACAGCAGCGAGTCTTCGCCGCGCAGGTACTTGGACGGCACCGGCACGCCGAACACCGGCACGATGGTCTTGGCGGCAATCATGCCCGGCAGGTGCGCCGCGCCGCCGGCACCGGCGATGATGGCGCGCAGGCCCCGGCCGCGTGCGGCCTCGGCGTAGCGGAACATGTCGTCCGGCATGCGGTGCGCCGAGACCACCTGCGCTTCGAACGGAATGTCGAATTCCTTGAGCAGGACCACGGCGTGCTGCATGACGTCCCAGTCGGAGCTGGAACCCATGACGACGCCGACGAGCGGTGCGGATTGCGGTGCGGTCATCGTCGTTGCTCCCTCAGCGCAGCGTCTCGCCGGTCAGGCGGGTCAGCGCTTCGCGGTACTTGTCCGCGGTCTTCTCGATGATGTCGGCGGGCAGCTGCGGCGCCGGCGCGGTCTTCGGCCACGGCTGGCCGTCGATGCGCACAGCCTCCAGCCAGTCGCGCACGAACTGCTTGTCGAACGACGGCGGGTTGGTGCCCACCTGGTACGAATCGGCCGGCCAGAAGCGCGACGAATCGGCGGTCAGCGCTTCGTCCATCAGCGTGAGCGTGCCGTTCTCGTCCAGGCCGAACTCGAACTTGGTGTCGGCGATGATGATGCCGCGCGTGGCGGCAAAGTCGGAGGCTTCCTTGTACAGGCGGATGCTGACGTCGCGAATCTGCGCGGCCAACTCGGGGCCGATGCGGCGCTCGACTTCGTCGAACGAGATGTTCTCGTCGTGCTCGCCCACGTCGGCCTTGGCGGCGGGGGTGAAGATGGGCTCGGGCAGCTTCTCGGCGTTGCGCAGGCCGGGGGCGAGCTGCACGCCGCAGACCTTGCCGGTGGCCTGGTAGTCCTTCCAGCCGCTGCCGGCCAGGTAGCCGCGCACCACGGCTTCCACCAGGATCGGCTTGAGACGCTTGACCACGATGGCGCGGCCGCGCACCTGGTCGGCTTCGCCGGGCTGCACCACCGCTTCCGGCGCAATGCCCGTCTCGTGCGTCGGCACGATGTGGCGCAGCTTGCGGAACCAGAAATCCGACATCTGCGCCAGGACGCGGCCCTTGTCCGGGATCGGCTGGCCGAGGATCACGTCGAAGGCCGACAGGCGGTCGGTGGTGACCATCAGCAGCTTGTCGTCGCCCACGGCGTAGTTTTCGCGCACCTTGCCGCGGCCGAGCAGCGGCAGGCTGGTGATCGACGATTCATAGAGTGCGGAAGACACGGCGGGGGTGGCGGACACGGCGAAACCCAAAGAGGAAGAAAAAATGTGGAAGGCCGACATTATACGTGGCCGGCCCCATGAAAAACGGCTGGCGCGGGGCCAGCCGTTCTTGCGGGCGGAATGCGGCTTACTGCACCACTTGCGCCAGCGCGCCGCTCTGGTACTGCGAAGCGATGACCGACAGGCCGATCGGCTTGATCTTGCCGGCCTGGCCTTCGCAACCGAACTCGATGTAGCGTGCCTTGCAAACCGCCTTGGCAGCCTCGCGCGCGGGCTTGAGCCATTCGCGGGCGTCGAACTTCTCGGGGTTTTCGGCCAGGAACTTGCGCACCGCGCCGGTCATTGCCAGGCGGATGTCGGTGTCGATGTTGATCTTGCGCACGCCGTACTTGATGGCCTCCTGGATTTCCTCGACCGGCACGCCGTAGGTTTCCTTCATCTTGCCGCCGTACTGGTTGATGATGGCCAGCAGCTCCTGCGGCACGCTCGACGAGCCGTGCATCACCAGGTGGGTATTCGGGATGCGCGCGTGAATTTCCTTGACGCGGCTGATCGCCAGGATGTCGCCGGTGGGCTTGCGCGAGAACTTGTAGGCGCCGTGGCTGGTGCCGATGGCGATGGCCAGGGCGTCGAGCTGGGTGGCCTTGACGAACTGCGCGGCTTCCTCGGGGTCGGTCAGCAGGGCCGAATGGTCGAGCTTGCCGACGGCGCCGTGGCCATCTTCCTCGCCCGCCTCGCCGGTTTCCAGCGAGCCCAGGCAGCCGAGCTCGCCCTCGACCGTCACGCCAACCTTGTGCGCCATGTCGACCACGCGGCGCGTGACGTCGACGTTGTAGTCGAACGAGGCCGGGGTCTTGCCATCCTCGTGCAGCGAGCCGTCCATCATGACCGAGCCGAAGCCCAGGTCGATCGCGCCCTGGCAGATTGCCGGGCTCTGACCGTGATCCTGGTGCATGACCAGCGGGATTTCCGGATAGGCTTCAACAGCGGCCTGGATCAGGTGCTTGATGAAGGACTCGCCGGCGTACTTGCGGGCGCCCGCGCTGGCCTGCAGGATCACCGGCGCGCCGGTTTCCTTGGCAGCTTCCATCACGGCCTGGACCTGCTCCAGGTTGTTGACGTTGAACGCCGGCAGGCCGTAGCCGTTTTCAGCGGCATGGTCGAGCAGTTGGCGCATCGAGACGAGTGGCATGGTTTTCTCCTATGGGTCGATCTGTATTCGGTCTCACGGATGCCGGTAGCAACCGGCATTCCCGGTGGCGCGTCAGTGCATGCCGACGCGCACGATCTTGAGTGTGTTGGTCCCGCCCGCCTGCCCCATCGGCTCGCCGACGGTCAGGACGATGAAGTCGCCACGCTGCACCACGCCGCGCGCGACCAGCAGTTCCTCGGCCTGCCGCAGCGCCTCGTCGCGGTCCAGGCT
The sequence above is a segment of the Ralstonia nicotianae genome. Coding sequences within it:
- the fba gene encoding class II fructose-bisphosphate aldolase (catalyzes the reversible aldol condensation of dihydroxyacetonephosphate and glyceraldehyde 3-phosphate in the Calvin cycle, glycolysis, and/or gluconeogenesis), producing the protein MPLVSMRQLLDHAAENGYGLPAFNVNNLEQVQAVMEAAKETGAPVILQASAGARKYAGESFIKHLIQAAVEAYPEIPLVMHQDHGQSPAICQGAIDLGFGSVMMDGSLHEDGKTPASFDYNVDVTRRVVDMAHKVGVTVEGELGCLGSLETGEAGEEDGHGAVGKLDHSALLTDPEEAAQFVKATQLDALAIAIGTSHGAYKFSRKPTGDILAISRVKEIHARIPNTHLVMHGSSSVPQELLAIINQYGGKMKETYGVPVEEIQEAIKYGVRKINIDTDIRLAMTGAVRKFLAENPEKFDAREWLKPAREAAKAVCKARYIEFGCEGQAGKIKPIGLSVIASQYQSGALAQVVQ
- the purE gene encoding 5-(carboxyamino)imidazole ribonucleotide mutase, whose translation is MTAPQSAPLVGVVMGSSSDWDVMQHAVVLLKEFDIPFEAQVVSAHRMPDDMFRYAEAARGRGLRAIIAGAGGAAHLPGMIAAKTIVPVFGVPVPSKYLRGEDSLLSIVQMPKGIPVATFAIGEAGAANAALSAIAMLATTDDALSAKLEAFRARQTEVARGMTLPVHSA
- a CDS encoding phosphoribosylaminoimidazolesuccinocarboxamide synthase; translated protein: MSSALYESSITSLPLLGRGKVRENYAVGDDKLLMVTTDRLSAFDVILGQPIPDKGRVLAQMSDFWFRKLRHIVPTHETGIAPEAVVQPGEADQVRGRAIVVKRLKPILVEAVVRGYLAGSGWKDYQATGKVCGVQLAPGLRNAEKLPEPIFTPAAKADVGEHDENISFDEVERRIGPELAAQIRDVSIRLYKEASDFAATRGIIIADTKFEFGLDENGTLTLMDEALTADSSRFWPADSYQVGTNPPSFDKQFVRDWLEAVRIDGQPWPKTAPAPQLPADIIEKTADKYREALTRLTGETLR